One segment of Anatilimnocola aggregata DNA contains the following:
- a CDS encoding phage/plasmid primase, P4 family, which translates to MREANHCIADAVRFLTTLFEPQDIVLYRPIETWEENGKKCSKTLFKQTYHRVATPDLVGYTVEQLLAVSEAENANVFFGVAPRFGDKGRFDLAWQVRTVRAIWVDIDKITAEELAERLANSELPPPSISVASGNGYHVYWLLSEPYLIDDVCDPAPVETEWIRKDGKNKPNKYIIDASGERIELTSRALLPKLSPKALHLQDVMKGLASKLSGDHTHDLSRILRVPGTLNRKNQRKGAAPVPCRLVELHADRRYSVSEFEHLAACSPDREKRDAVAKMPLPAKRNLSASKQDELAAAVVRARLAKKGDRSAADFSVCCEAIRNGVPKEEFWPQVADVSKFQERGRDYFEQTWEAAADEIRLELYEELNGSDDESEEDGDNGVVPKVTAQICEENHFAQDQGMKLYRFDHGVYRPKAEEYVRRQVKRVLQDWGKSQLWTPTLAEQVIEYIRVDSPVLWESPPSDVLNVQNGLLDIATRQLKRHQPTFMSPVQLPVRFDPAATCPSIDSFVADVFPVDARDLACEIPAYLMLPDNSFQKAILLTGAGGNGKSTYLAMVSSFIGSSNTSSISLHKLESDRFAASRIMGKLANICADLPTEHLAGTSVFKSITGGDKITGEYKFKDSFDFTPFCRLVFSANSPPRSTDSSQGFFERWLVIPFDRSFRGSTEEISRKVLDARLSSPAELSGLLNKALDALPRIAKQNGFTQSESTQAAWNEFHSTTDPLAGWLDRATVESSEALVPKKKLLIAFNDYLGTLGRPGMPDSAFGKSLKRHRPAVEAKQRTLSGEQQWCYVGIGLAAQ; encoded by the coding sequence ATGAGGGAAGCAAATCATTGCATTGCCGATGCTGTTCGGTTCCTGACGACGCTGTTCGAGCCGCAGGATATTGTTCTCTACCGTCCCATCGAAACTTGGGAGGAGAACGGCAAGAAGTGCTCGAAGACACTCTTCAAGCAGACGTATCATCGCGTCGCCACGCCGGACCTGGTGGGATACACCGTTGAGCAGCTGCTCGCGGTTTCCGAAGCCGAGAATGCCAATGTGTTCTTCGGGGTCGCACCGCGATTCGGGGATAAGGGGCGGTTCGATCTGGCGTGGCAAGTCCGGACCGTCCGCGCAATATGGGTCGACATCGACAAGATCACCGCCGAGGAACTCGCGGAGCGTTTGGCGAATTCAGAGTTGCCGCCGCCTTCCATTTCTGTCGCCAGCGGCAATGGTTACCACGTGTATTGGCTGTTGAGCGAGCCCTACTTAATCGACGATGTTTGCGATCCTGCCCCAGTTGAAACTGAGTGGATCCGGAAGGACGGCAAGAACAAGCCGAACAAATACATCATCGATGCCAGCGGCGAGCGGATCGAGCTCACAAGTCGCGCTCTCCTGCCCAAGCTGAGCCCCAAGGCACTCCACCTCCAGGACGTCATGAAGGGGCTGGCGTCGAAACTCAGCGGCGACCATACGCATGATTTGTCCCGAATCCTGCGAGTGCCCGGAACGCTCAACCGCAAGAACCAGCGCAAGGGTGCCGCGCCAGTTCCTTGCCGGCTGGTCGAGTTGCATGCCGACCGACGTTACTCGGTATCTGAGTTCGAACATCTAGCGGCCTGTAGTCCAGACCGCGAAAAGCGGGATGCGGTCGCCAAGATGCCGCTCCCCGCGAAACGTAATCTCTCGGCGTCGAAGCAGGACGAACTTGCTGCCGCTGTTGTACGGGCACGCTTGGCGAAGAAGGGGGACCGGAGTGCAGCAGACTTCTCCGTCTGTTGCGAAGCGATTCGCAATGGCGTGCCCAAGGAAGAGTTCTGGCCCCAGGTTGCTGACGTCAGCAAGTTCCAGGAACGCGGCCGGGACTATTTCGAGCAGACCTGGGAAGCAGCGGCCGACGAGATCCGCCTGGAGTTATACGAGGAACTGAACGGCAGCGACGACGAATCCGAGGAAGACGGCGACAATGGTGTCGTTCCGAAGGTTACTGCGCAAATTTGCGAAGAGAATCACTTCGCCCAAGACCAGGGAATGAAGCTGTATCGCTTCGACCACGGTGTCTATCGACCCAAGGCTGAAGAATACGTTCGCCGGCAAGTGAAGCGAGTTCTGCAGGATTGGGGCAAGTCACAACTGTGGACGCCAACGCTGGCGGAGCAGGTGATCGAATACATCCGCGTGGATTCACCTGTCCTCTGGGAAAGCCCGCCGTCGGACGTACTCAACGTGCAGAACGGACTGCTCGACATCGCCACGCGCCAGCTCAAGCGGCACCAACCGACATTCATGTCGCCGGTTCAATTGCCGGTTCGCTTCGATCCGGCGGCGACTTGCCCGAGCATCGACTCATTCGTCGCCGACGTGTTTCCTGTGGACGCGCGTGATCTGGCGTGCGAAATCCCCGCCTATTTGATGCTGCCTGACAACTCATTCCAAAAGGCGATTCTTCTCACAGGCGCGGGAGGTAACGGTAAGTCGACGTACTTAGCAATGGTGTCGTCGTTCATCGGTAGTTCGAACACCTCGAGCATATCCCTGCACAAGCTGGAGTCGGATCGGTTCGCAGCTTCACGCATCATGGGGAAACTAGCCAACATCTGTGCTGACTTGCCGACCGAGCACTTGGCCGGGACCAGCGTGTTCAAGTCCATTACCGGCGGCGACAAAATTACCGGGGAATACAAATTTAAGGACAGCTTTGATTTCACTCCATTTTGCCGGCTTGTCTTCTCGGCAAACTCGCCACCGCGCTCAACCGATTCATCTCAGGGATTCTTCGAGCGATGGCTCGTCATCCCATTCGATCGCTCGTTCCGCGGTTCGACGGAAGAAATATCGCGCAAGGTTCTCGACGCCAGGTTGTCTTCTCCGGCCGAGTTATCCGGCTTGCTGAACAAGGCACTCGACGCCTTGCCACGCATTGCCAAACAGAATGGCTTCACTCAGTCGGAAAGCACGCAGGCAGCTTGGAACGAATTTCATTCGACCACTGATCCGCTCGCCGGCTGGCTCGATCGCGCCACAGTGGAGTCTAGCGAGGCACTGGTTCCTAAGAAGAAGTTGTTGATCGCCTTCAACGACTACCTGGGAACATTGGGGCGGCCG